The Bradyrhizobium betae genomic interval GGTCTTGCCTTCGAGCGGCCTGACCGGCTGATGCGCCTTCTGCTTCGCCTTCATGGCGGAGGATGCGGCGAGCATGCTCTTGAGTTCCGACAGCGGCAGCTCGTTGATATCGAGGAAGTGCTTCGGGGACTTGCTCATCAGCTTGCCGCCCGCTTGGTCTGACTGGACGAGATTGCGGCGCAGGCGCGCTCGAGCCGCCCGACGCTGTCCTCGATTTCGGCTTCGGTGACGATCAAGGGCGGCAGGAACCGCACGACATTGTCGCCGGCGCCGACCGTGAGCAGTTTTTCGTTCCGCAACGCCGCGACGAGATCGCCGGATGGCACCACGGCCTTGATGCCGATCAGCAGGCCCTCGCCGCGCACTTCGCTGACCACGTCGGGATGGCGGTCGATCACGGAGGCGAGCTTCTGCTTGAGCAGCAGCGACATCTTCTGCACGTGGTCGAAGAAGCCGGGCTTGAGCATGACGTCGAGCACGGCGTTCGCAGCCGCGATCGCCAGCGGGTTGCCGCCGAAGGTCGAGCCGTGCGAGCCGGGGCCCATGCCGGACGCCGCGTCCGCGGTCGCCAGCACCGCGCCGATCGGGAAGCCGCCGCCGAGCGCCTTGGCCAGCGACATCACGTCGGGTGTGACGCCGGTGCGGCGATGCGCGAACAGATCGCCGGTGCGGCCCATGCCGGTCTGCACCTCGTCGAACGCCAGCAGCAGCCCCTTGTCGTCGCAGACCTGGCGCAACGCCCTCAGGAACGCGGGCGTCGCCGAAC includes:
- a CDS encoding aspartate aminotransferase family protein, which encodes MTNSAAPHLLPVFARSDLGFERGEGCWLIATNGERYLDFTSGVAVNALGHAHPALVKALQEQATKLWHMSNLFQSPDGEKLAARLCSESFADFVFFCNSGAEALEGVIKLVRHHHFSKGHPERYRIITFEGAFHGRTLATLAATGSAKYLEGFGPPMDGFDQVPHGDIEAVKKAIGPQTAGILIEPIQGEGGVRSATPAFLRALRQVCDDKGLLLAFDEVQTGMGRTGDLFAHRRTGVTPDVMSLAKALGGGFPIGAVLATADAASGMGPGSHGSTFGGNPLAIAAANAVLDVMLKPGFFDHVQKMSLLLKQKLASVIDRHPDVVSEVRGEGLLIGIKAVVPSGDLVAALRNEKLLTVGAGDNVVRFLPPLIVTEAEIEDSVGRLERACAAISSSQTKRAAS